DNA from Chlamydiota bacterium:
GCTCCTCGGCCGACCGGCGCGCGGCCACGATCTTCCCCCCGAACCCCTCCGCCATGCTCCCGGACTTGTCGATGACGAGGATGATGCAGAGCCGCACCGTCTTCTCCCGCTCGTACGGGACGCCCGCCCCCATCGACACGGGCAGCAGCTCCTCCACCGGCGTCCCGCCGTAGCCGCCGGGGCCGAAGCTGTCGGGCCCGCCGAGCATCACGAGCCCCCCGCCGTGCTCCTCCACGTACCGTTTGAGCAGCTTCATCCTCGCCTCCCCGAGCGCTCGGCGCGGGACCCCCGAGAGGACGATGCAGTCGTAGGGGAGAAACCCCTCGAGCGTGTCCGGGATGATCTCCGCCCCCCCGACCTGCGTCTCGATATCCTTCGCCTCGAGCACCTCGGCGAGGAAGTTTCTCCCCTCGCTGGTGCCGCCGACGCAGAGGATCCTCGGCCGGTCGACGACGAGGACCGGCGCGCCGACCGTCTCGGGCACCCCGGCCCCCCCCTCGACGAGCGGGGTGAGCGTCGCCGTGATCCGGTGCGTCCCCGGCTCGGCGATGGCGTACGGGAGCTCGAAGGCGTTCGTGCCCGGCTGGAGCGGGACGGGCCACTCCTTGACGAGCTTCTCCCCGGCGCGCAGCTCGAGAGACCCGTGCGCCGCCGCCTCCCCGCGGTTCTCGGCGATGATCCGCACCACGAACCGCTCGGAGACGGAGACCTCCTCCGGGAGGTCGAGGCGCACGAGCGAGAGGCGCGTCTCCCGCGGGCGGGGCGGCGGCGCGAGGCAGTCGATCCGCACGCCGTCCCGTCCCGCCTCGACGGCCGCCGCGACGGCGTCCCCGGAGTTTTCGTTGCCGTCGCTGAAGATCAGGAGACGTCGAGGGCCGGAGGGCGGAAAGGCGAGACAGGCCGACTTGATCGCGGCGGAGATATCGGTCGCATCGGTGAGGATATCCGGGGAGAAGGCGCCGGCGGAGACGTCGCGGGAGAGCCCCTGCGCCATCTCGCTCCCGCGCGCGAACAGGACAACCCCCTTCGTCGCCGCCGCGGCCGCGAGGGCGAACAGCTCCCGCGCGCGCCCCTCCGCCCATTCCCGCCCCTCCGGGCCCATGCTGTCGGAGACATCCACCGCCGCGATGACGGAGGGGGGGCGCACCTCCTCCGTCCTGCGGCTAAGGCCCGCGAGGAGGAGGATGCAGAGGACGAACGCCGCGGTGCGGGCGAGGAGGGCGGCGAGCAGCCGCAGCGGCCGCCCGCGCCGCAGGGCGAATGCCCCCATCACCCAGAGTGCGAGCACCATGCGCAGCCAGGCGAGGTGCTCGGGGCGCGCGAACTCCAGCCCGTGACGCGCGGCGAGACGCACAAGGTATGCCGTGAAATCCATACGGTCCTGTCCGA
Protein-coding regions in this window:
- a CDS encoding VWA domain-containing protein; translated protein: MDFTAYLVRLAARHGLEFARPEHLAWLRMVLALWVMGAFALRRGRPLRLLAALLARTAAFVLCILLLAGLSRRTEEVRPPSVIAAVDVSDSMGPEGREWAEGRARELFALAAAAATKGVVLFARGSEMAQGLSRDVSAGAFSPDILTDATDISAAIKSACLAFPPSGPRRLLIFSDGNENSGDAVAAAVEAGRDGVRIDCLAPPPRPRETRLSLVRLDLPEEVSVSERFVVRIIAENRGEAAAHGSLELRAGEKLVKEWPVPLQPGTNAFELPYAIAEPGTHRITATLTPLVEGGAGVPETVGAPVLVVDRPRILCVGGTSEGRNFLAEVLEAKDIETQVGGAEIIPDTLEGFLPYDCIVLSGVPRRALGEARMKLLKRYVEEHGGGLVMLGGPDSFGPGGYGGTPVEELLPVSMGAGVPYEREKTVRLCIILVIDKSGSMAEGFGGKIVAARRSAEELVKQLQPNDMVGIIPFDAFHTVLVPLGPVGGNAPFIIDRIRRIYPGGDTRVSKPMEEALRQMRASACKAKHVVVLTDGMTRDVKEYDYRALIAEYARNGVTVSTVGIGRGADSEFLRAVALGTGGDYYHVKDASTLPMIVLQDARRVLEKTGFLEERIVPRFGEKTAILKGIRQEELPVLEGYVITAAKRSADVALYTDARKLKDPLLASWRRGLGKTVAWTSDAEGRWSGGMVGSRIFGKFWAQIIRWAMRERSQDSYLVRLRSDGGRDVLELRSFSPVKEGVSFRIAAGAAAAKGRKTAALHQVAPDVWAGEARGIPPSLDSVTVERVEAGKVTGRKEVALFRRGPAKPAATAESVTGTNLRLLEAIARAGGGGVDTALDAASFAPERAPVREGLAPYLLPLVFALLLLDIAARKLWM